The proteins below come from a single Candidatus Zixiibacteriota bacterium genomic window:
- the rsmI gene encoding 16S rRNA (cytidine(1402)-2'-O)-methyltransferase, with product MDSEQGKLYLVPTPIGNLEDITQRALRVLGEVDLVACEDTRTTGQLLFHFNLKKKLISYHEYNERQQAGSLAQEIASGKSVAVVTDAGTPGISDPAYRIVRAAIDAGIDVVALPGASALLPALTASGLPTDRFHFEGFLAPKTSARKRRFGELHDYPHTLVFYESPHRLLACLEDMREVFGDRPACVAREVSKKFEEYARGSFSDIIKRFAGRSVKGEIVVVVAGNNPKLIDTQDHT from the coding sequence GTGGACTCCGAACAAGGCAAGTTGTATCTGGTGCCGACGCCGATCGGCAATCTCGAAGATATCACGCAGCGCGCGCTCCGCGTGCTCGGCGAGGTTGACCTGGTGGCGTGTGAAGACACGCGGACAACGGGTCAGCTGCTGTTTCATTTCAACCTGAAGAAGAAACTGATCAGTTACCACGAATACAACGAGCGGCAGCAGGCCGGGTCGCTGGCGCAGGAAATCGCCTCAGGGAAATCCGTGGCCGTGGTGACCGACGCCGGCACCCCGGGAATCTCCGATCCGGCGTACCGGATCGTGCGGGCCGCGATCGACGCCGGCATCGACGTGGTTGCGCTTCCCGGCGCAAGCGCGCTGTTGCCCGCGCTCACGGCCTCCGGGCTTCCCACCGACCGCTTCCATTTCGAGGGGTTCCTCGCGCCGAAAACGTCGGCGCGCAAGCGCCGATTCGGCGAATTGCACGACTACCCGCACACGCTCGTATTCTACGAATCACCGCACCGGCTGCTCGCATGTCTCGAGGATATGCGCGAGGTGTTCGGTGACCGGCCGGCCTGCGTGGCCCGGGAAGTCTCCAAGAAATTCGAGGAGTATGCGCGCGGTTCCTTCTCGGATATCATCAAGCGATTCGCCGGGCGAAGCGTCAAGGGTGAGATTGTGGTCGTGGTGGCCGGCAACAACCCGAAACTGATCGATACGCAGGATCATACATGA
- a CDS encoding single-stranded DNA-binding protein has protein sequence MSVNKAILIGRLGRDPELRYTPGGKAVASFSLATTERWTGQDGQKNESTTWHNIVAWGRQAEVMKEYLAKGRQVYIEGRIDNRSYEDKEGNKRYISEVVVQNFQFLESRGDSRGGTASYDQTPPPDLPPDRGAGGGQDDDLPF, from the coding sequence ATGAGTGTAAACAAAGCGATCCTTATCGGACGGCTGGGCCGGGATCCCGAGTTACGGTATACCCCCGGGGGGAAGGCTGTGGCGAGCTTTTCGCTCGCGACCACGGAACGCTGGACCGGTCAGGATGGTCAGAAAAACGAATCCACCACCTGGCATAATATCGTCGCGTGGGGACGGCAGGCCGAAGTAATGAAAGAGTATCTCGCCAAGGGACGCCAGGTGTACATCGAGGGGAGGATCGATAACCGGAGTTATGAGGACAAGGAAGGCAACAAGCGGTACATTTCCGAAGTGGTCGTGCAGAATTTCCAGTTCCTCGAGTCCCGGGGCGACTCCCGCGGCGGGACCGCCTCCTACGATCAGACCCCGCCCCCCGATCTTCCGCCCGACCGGGGAGCCGGCGGCGGTCAGGATGATGACCTCCCGTTCTGA
- a CDS encoding NAD+ synthase, whose translation MTYRFDRDSAITTMQRFITGQLLRSGLSGYVVGLSGGIDSAVSCALAVRACGADRVLAVLLPYRTSSARSEADARALIDQLGISFRRVDISPMIDAYFPTIDQSNRVRAGNKMARERMSILFDIAHETNRLVLGTGNRTEICLGYTTWYGDSACSVNPIGELYKTEVREIAKAIGIPDSIITKTPTADLWQGQTDEGEIGVTYDTIDRLLTMLVDEGVTSLAHIEAAGLSGADASRVVSMLNRTAFKRRLPDIAPLGKKPVPERLNLDT comes from the coding sequence ATGACTTACAGGTTCGATCGTGATTCGGCCATCACGACCATGCAGCGGTTTATCACGGGGCAGCTGTTGCGTTCCGGCCTGAGCGGGTATGTGGTCGGGCTGTCCGGGGGGATCGATTCGGCGGTTTCCTGCGCGCTGGCGGTGCGAGCTTGCGGCGCGGACCGGGTGCTCGCGGTGCTTTTGCCCTACCGGACGTCGTCCGCTCGATCGGAAGCGGACGCCCGCGCGTTGATCGATCAGCTCGGCATCAGTTTTCGCCGCGTGGATATTTCGCCGATGATCGACGCGTATTTCCCGACCATCGACCAGTCCAACCGCGTACGGGCGGGCAACAAGATGGCGCGCGAACGGATGAGCATCCTGTTTGATATCGCTCACGAAACCAATCGACTGGTCCTCGGCACAGGCAACCGCACGGAGATTTGTCTCGGATACACCACGTGGTACGGTGATTCGGCGTGTTCGGTGAATCCGATCGGCGAGCTGTATAAAACAGAAGTGCGCGAGATTGCAAAGGCGATCGGCATTCCCGACAGCATCATTACAAAAACGCCGACCGCCGATTTGTGGCAGGGGCAGACGGACGAGGGAGAGATCGGTGTGACGTACGACACCATCGACAGGCTGCTGACGATGCTGGTGGACGAAGGGGTGACGTCGCTGGCGCACATCGAAGCGGCCGGATTGTCCGGCGCCGACGCCAGCAGGGTCGTGTCGATGCTCAATCGTACGGCGTTCAAGAGAAGATTGCCGGACATCGCGCCGCTCGGCAAAAAGCCGGTCCCCGAGCGACTCAATCTCGACACGTAA
- the lgt gene encoding prolipoprotein diacylglyceryl transferase — MLPELFRIGPFPIRMYGLMLAVSFLLGVYYVYRATQRDGKRFEPYLAIAYILIFGGIIGARLAYVLFHLEEFAGNWGAAINPFHSGSFGIAGLNLYGGVVLAIVGAFVYCRIKGLSVLEVFDYFSPTMGIGLFFTRIGCFCNGCCFGTPTDLPWGVSFPASSIPYYVFGDAHLHPAQIYSSLYGLGLFLVLHKMLKHQSFSGQVVAVLFMVEAVFRFGIEYVRYYENEMYFSIFGLDPTYNQAISISLFLLGLAIYLVQRRAARRP, encoded by the coding sequence ATGCTGCCTGAGCTCTTCAGAATCGGCCCGTTTCCGATCCGGATGTACGGCCTCATGCTGGCCGTCTCGTTTCTGCTGGGAGTCTACTATGTGTACCGGGCAACCCAGCGGGACGGCAAGCGTTTCGAGCCATACCTCGCGATAGCGTACATACTGATATTCGGCGGCATTATCGGCGCCCGGCTTGCCTATGTGCTTTTCCATCTGGAGGAGTTCGCGGGTAACTGGGGCGCGGCGATCAACCCGTTCCATTCGGGCTCATTCGGCATCGCCGGTCTCAACCTGTACGGCGGAGTAGTCCTTGCGATAGTCGGGGCCTTCGTCTACTGCCGTATCAAAGGGCTGTCGGTGCTGGAGGTCTTCGACTACTTCTCGCCCACCATGGGCATCGGCCTGTTTTTCACGCGCATCGGCTGCTTCTGCAACGGCTGTTGTTTCGGCACGCCGACCGACCTTCCCTGGGGGGTGTCATTCCCGGCGAGTTCGATCCCCTACTACGTCTTCGGAGACGCTCACCTGCACCCGGCACAGATCTACAGCTCCCTGTACGGTCTGGGGCTGTTTCTCGTGCTGCACAAGATGCTGAAACACCAGTCGTTCAGCGGGCAGGTCGTGGCGGTTCTGTTTATGGTTGAGGCGGTCTTCCGCTTCGGAATCGAGTACGTCAGGTATTACGAGAATGAGATGTACTTTTCGATTTTCGGACTCGATCCGACCTACAACCAGGCGATATCGATCTCGCTGTTCCTGCTTGGACTGGCGATCTACCTGGTGCAGCGGCGGGCGGCTCGGCGCCCTTAG
- a CDS encoding phosphatase PAP2 family protein, whose product MTFRRLLPTDIIVIGYSVGMALLLLIVGRPLPGYVDELAFYGLMAALPFAVARFVDPSRGRLMALVRYAYPVLLFTFFYKMTGGTIFLLHEGWFDGRITEFEKALFGVNPTMYIDRLLPAVWFTEAVMFCYFCYYFMIPGFTLYAFFRKDYEILKRGISAICLTFFVSYPLFFLYPVQGPRWHFAEEYTHAVEGPVFRELVNIVIENGAVRGGCVPSTHVAVALVILLFCFRHYRRLGWLLLPINIGLAIGTVWGRFHYVSDVVVGVAIAVACTVVVWKWYDRWDPVGRKQNSTSKVPVSHAA is encoded by the coding sequence ATGACGTTTCGGCGCCTCCTCCCCACTGATATAATCGTCATCGGGTACAGCGTCGGAATGGCGCTGCTGCTGCTGATCGTCGGCCGGCCGCTGCCGGGCTACGTCGACGAGCTGGCCTTTTACGGACTAATGGCGGCGCTGCCGTTTGCGGTCGCTCGCTTTGTCGACCCGTCACGGGGTCGGTTGATGGCACTGGTTCGCTATGCGTACCCGGTGCTTCTGTTTACGTTTTTCTACAAAATGACCGGCGGCACTATTTTCCTTCTGCATGAGGGGTGGTTCGACGGGCGGATTACGGAATTCGAAAAAGCGCTTTTCGGCGTAAATCCGACAATGTACATCGACCGGCTCCTGCCTGCGGTATGGTTTACCGAGGCGGTAATGTTCTGCTATTTCTGCTACTATTTCATGATCCCGGGCTTCACGCTGTATGCCTTCTTTCGAAAGGACTACGAGATCCTCAAGCGCGGCATATCGGCGATTTGCCTCACGTTTTTCGTGTCGTACCCGCTGTTCTTCCTGTACCCGGTCCAGGGGCCGCGCTGGCATTTCGCCGAGGAGTATACGCACGCCGTTGAAGGGCCGGTCTTTCGCGAGTTGGTCAACATCGTCATCGAAAACGGAGCCGTCCGAGGCGGCTGCGTGCCGTCGACCCATGTCGCCGTCGCCCTGGTAATCCTGCTGTTCTGCTTCAGGCATTACCGCCGGCTCGGATGGCTGCTGCTGCCGATCAATATCGGGCTCGCGATCGGCACCGTGTGGGGACGGTTCCACTATGTCTCCGACGTCGTTGTCGGCGTCGCTATCGCGGTTGCCTGTACCGTTGTCGTCTGGAAATGGTATGACCGGTGGGACCCGGTCGGCCGGAAACAAAACTCAACATCGAAGGTACCAGTGTCACATGCTGCCTGA